In Silene latifolia isolate original U9 population chromosome 3, ASM4854445v1, whole genome shotgun sequence, a single window of DNA contains:
- the LOC141649295 gene encoding uncharacterized protein LOC141649295, with the protein MEYLRRILDNMTSTMPFKFNPLCGQLKLSHLLFADDLLLFSKVKADIIEVSGFVEGGLPLKYLGVPIVTSRLSLKHCVVLIDNVTSKIRGFGARKLSYSGRLTLVNVIPTSLYSYWANIFVIPKGVLRRIDAIGRTVYGIALQNI; encoded by the exons ATGGAGTATTTGAGAAGGATTTTAGATAATATGACTTCAACAATGCCTTTCAAGTTTAATCCTCTTTGTGGTCAACTTAAATTATCACACCTACTATTTGCTGATGACTTGCTTCTATTTTCAAAGG TGAAGGCTGATATTATTGAGGTGTCTGGATTTGTGGAGGGTGGTCTACCTCTCAAATATCTGGGAGTGCCCATAGTTACAAGCAGGCTCTCTCTCAAGCACTGTGTTGTACTTATTGATAATGTTACATCCAAAATTAGAGGATTTGGTGCAAGGAAATTATCTTATAGTGGCAGGCTAACTTTGGTTAATGTTATACCTACATCTTTGTACAGTTATTGGGCTAATATCTTTGTTATACCTAAAGGTGTCCTCAGAAGGATTGATGCAATAGGTAGAACTGTCTATGGGATAGCTCTACAGAATATTTGA